From the bacterium genome, the window GGCGGCGGCAACACTGAGGACGAATGTCTGAATACACTTTGTATTCTGGGTTATTGCGAGAACTTCCTGGCACATATTGGTGATGAAATGAAACAGGATTGCCGCAAGAACGCTCTTTCGGTTTTTAATGCATATCCAGCTGATAATCACTCCCATGGGGATGATCCCCGCGTAAAAATTCACCGCATACCAGATATTCTGCTGAAATATCTCATACTGATAGGAATTTTTTACAAACAGGAGCGGAAAGTGCCAGAACGACCAGAGAATACTGAATACAATCGATGCCTTAAAGTAGGTGAAACGGCTTTGCAGGCTGTCGAATGCGTAGCCACGCCACCCAAGCTCCTCAAAACTCGCGGCAAGCAGCAGAACAAGCAACACCGGTACGAATCCATATGAGAATGAAAAATCCTCCGCCAGTTGAAACTGCGAAACCGAACCGCCCAATGGAAGAGAAATAAGAATGGACAACAGGACGGAAAACGGCAGCAGCAGCATAAAAACCGGCAGCATTCTTGGTTGAATCAGTCTGATATTAATGAGCCTGTTTACATAATCCCTTTTGAGTTCTGAATTATTGGATTTAAAGATCATGGCGAGTGCGATGAGGAACGGCGCCATCAGGCCCGGCAGCATCAGAAGTGTATACAGGCCATTCTTCTCATCGTTGAAACTTAAATACGCCCCTGCGAACCAGAAAGAGAACGTCGCAACGAATGTCATGACGAAATATTTAATCGGTTTATAGCGATCATATGAAATCATGTGTTCCTCCGAATGTTATTGCTACTTTTTTAATGTTGGTTGTTTTTACTGCATAATCCTTGAATAACTTCAGCAATTCACCACTGTGATGGTGTCTGTTCGTTGATAATTCAGGTTTTCGTGTCAGAAGGTTTCCATGAGACTGATATCGAAACTGCTATTGTCTTTTCCCATTCCCATGTCGATGCGCAGATTAACCTTCTGCTCGGGAATCAGCGCAAATCTCAAACCCATCCCGGCGGATGGCTTGAATTCATCGAACGCAATAGTATCGAGTTTTTCTGAGACCTGACCAAAACCTGCAAATACGACAAGCCCGAACCTGCCATAGAGTGGCATACGGTATTCGGTCTGGAAAGCGAGGACATTTTTATCCACAAACTGAGTCTGTGTATATCCCCGGAGGTATTTACCAAGGCTGCTCACGTCGTTCATATACTGAAATGACGGCTGGCCGGTATTGATGCAGCTAATGCCCTGGAATGCTATGACATGCGAGCCGAATACCTGACGGTAATAACGGAGATCAATCAGGTAGGAATTGAATGTGTAATCGCTCCCGAGTGTGGAGCCATATGATGATGCAATAACCTGATGGAAACTGCCGCTGAGAGGATAAACGTTGTTGTCCCTTGAATCCCAGGTTATATTAATGCCGGCCCCCGATGCGCCGCCGCCTTCACTGCCGGGCACCCGGCCGCTCGCCAGCCGCCCGCCGTTTTCGCTCTTGACGACCTTTCCGTATGCATAATCGTATTGAATCCCTATAAAAAGATTGGGGCGGATTTTTCTCTGGAGTATCGGGTTAATCTTGCAGAGTCGTCCCGTATACTTCTCTTCATTGTCCTTGTCTGTATTGTTGCCGATGCCATAAAATGAGTCCGGAAAATAGGAATAACCGAAATTACCGGTCATCTTGTAGGTATCGTCCTTCAGGTAGAGTTCCGGTGCGATAATGAATGTATACTGCCTGTTCTGCGTAACGAACGCCATCAGACCGAAAGATGAAGAGAAACGTTCGCTCTCTCCGCCCATCATGACCTGTGCACCTCCACCGGCGGCAAACCTGGTTTCATCGGAGTAAAACATGACCGGGAATGCCCCGACGGAACTTTTATTCTCCATTAATGTTTGAGTAGTGGCCGACTCCTGGATTTCTTCGGCGGCCAAGGTTTGAGCTGCCTGTGAGAGAAGGAGTGTTACGGTGACCCCGGTGATGATTCTGGAAAAGCGTTTCATGTTAAATCCCTTTCATGAAATGTGTGATTGATTGTATGTTTCTTTTTTTCAGTGCATTATGCTTCATCGACCTTTCTATATTATCGCGTATTTGTCATTGAGCACCTCCTTGCGATTCATCTTTTTGTCCGAGAAGTGATATATCAGGCCGATAAAAAATCATTGGTTTTTGCAAGGCGAGGAAACCGAGCAGATACATCATGAATGCCGAGACGATAATGAATGTCGAACAATATCCTGCGAAATTCCTGAAAATGAACGAAACAATACTTAATAACCAGTACACCCAGCATGCCACAAGCAGGGTACGGACCCACAGATGTACGTTCAATTCGTATAGGATAACGTGACTGATAACCCCATCGTGCAGGTAAGATTCGGCGATCCTGTGAGAGTGACGTTTAATGAGTATTTGGACTGAGAAAAGATATGGCGGCGCATACAGTATCCATAAAATCCTTATCACAGATGTATGGTCGAAGGATTTCAACGCCAATGCATCCGCAAGGTCATACAACGGTGCGTTGAACATGAGCAGATAGAGAATCCCCAGAACAACGGGCAGGAAATGAAAAGCACTTCTCTTCGAGAGCCTGAAATCCCTGATGGTAATCGTTTTTACATAGAGATACAGCAGCGGAATACACACGATGATCATCAGCATCAGCACATGGAACACCCCGATGAGCAGCTGGCTTTTACTGACAATAACACCGAACATCGATATGAATCCGGTAGCCATCATGATAAGCAGCGCCGCGAGGATACTGTTCGACGATTTATGCTCCTGTTTGATGCCCAGGAGAAGCAGCGCGAAAAAGATTCCCTGCACCGCACCCATTAAAATCACTGTGGCCGATATGTAATGCACTGTCTGCATGTTCCTTTTTCCCTTTGTATCCGTAAGAGCGATTGTCAGTCGTGACTCAATAAAGGCTGTGCCATCTTCGGAACCTGTAGTCCGGTAATAATCCGTTTGTTGATGTACTTTCCCGACTGAATAGTTTTTAGCGGTTTTTCAACAGAATCCATATCGGACTGTTGCCCGTGTTATCATGTCGGGGGAAAATATGGTGTATTTCGGAAAAACAATCGACCTGTCCTATACGTCAGAACAAATTCGAAAAATCCGCGGGTTCTGTCCTATAGGTTAAAACCTGATGCGGCGGCAATATTGAAACGCAAGATATTATTTATATATGATATACATGAAGAGTATGAAAGCGATGCGGACAATGCGGAAAAGAACTATTACGCAGCTTCAGTTGAAAAAAATAATTGGGGAAACACAGTTACTTACTAACCGGGATTATTTATAAAAATATTCAACCACGAAGACACAAATATACATAACATATTATTTATACTATTATTATAAATTATTTAACATTAACACCAAAAAAGATATTTAAAAAAAACAAATCCGCGAAAATCCGTGTTCTATTTATATTTATGAATAGATCGGGCTAAATAATCGGAGCTACAGGGAATTATTCTTGAACTGCGAAGGGGTCATGTTGGTGTGTTTTTTGAACGCGGTGTAGAATGCGGATTTGGAATTGAAGCCGACTTCATAGGCAATGGACAGGAGGGTGAATTGCTGCTGTGACGAATCTAATATCAATTTTTTGGATTCCTCGATCCTGTAGCGGTTAACAAAGTCGAAGAAATTCTGCTGAAGGGTATCGTTGAGCACTTGCGAAAGATAGTTCGGGGTGATTGTAAGCATTTTCGCCAGCTGACTGAGTTTCAGATTGTTATCGGTGTATGGTTTTTCTGTCTCCATCAGATGAATGAGTTTTTTGAGAATTGTCTGTGCCTTTTCCTGGGTAAGACCCGAGCGTTCATACTTTTTCATCTCCTTTCCATCTGAAATTCCCGAGAATATTTCAGGCTGCCGTAATCCAAGATATCCCATGATATATATGAGAATAGCCACAAAAAAAGGTATGGCCCCACCGAACGAGGGTATCAATCCAACAAAATCCAAAAAATTCAGAAATAATATCAGTATCCATAAAAATGTTGTCATTACAGTAATATACCATAGCCAGTTTAAATTGATTTTTTCGATCGATGAAAAGCATTCTTTTATTTTTCGCGAATAATTTTTCAATAGAACAAGAGTTATAATCAAATAAACAATTCCCTGAATTATTTTCGCCCATGAAAAAAACATCAGCAACGGGGATTGACCATACATCATAACATTATTAACGAAAGTAATTTTATATTCTCCGCTTCTGAGATAAAAGGGGAATAAAAGAGATAAATAAAAAATGGCGAAAGGAAGAAAATGAAGTAATTGTTTTTTTGTGAATTTGAATCCGGTGTAAATCAGAGAGCGTGTGTATAAATAATGGAGAGGTCCGAACAGAAAAACAACGCCTTGCGCTAAACCAAGAAGATGCGGGAATTGTATTGATAAATCAGTTGCAGTAAAGGATGCTTCTGCAATAAATGCAGAATACGCAATCATCAAAAATGCCAGAAATGTATTAGCGGTTTTATTGTCTTGTTTTTTCAGCAATAATAAAGCGAGAAATATCCCCTGAACAGCGCCAAGCAGGAATACTGTGGTAATAAAATTGAATGAGTTTTCCATGATGGACTATTCCTCGTCGGTGTATCATATCATGAGTGAGTTATATCCCATTGTGAACTCATAAAGTGCTTAGAACGAACCCTCTCCCATTTATAGGAGTTATTACGGTATAAGGAGGGAGAGGGAATCAAAGGATGAGGGATATGAATAATAGAGCATCTAAAATTTTACTGAAATTTGATATAGGGCCAACTTTTCAGCCGGACAGTCACCAATGAATAAGTATACTGTAATAAATAAATTCCTGAAAATCAACTATCATCGCAGCAGAGCTGCGAGATATTACGCCACCTTCCTGGTACTTCATACCACCGGAATTTCTAAAAACCAAAGCATTGTTACCCCGGAGCAGAACTCCGAGGAATTCTTTTGATTAAAATCTTAAATACCTTATCCCGTATTTTACTGATTGTTAAGAGGATACATAATACGAGGTGCGGCTGGTTCGTTTTATACGCCTTGATCGCATTAAT encodes:
- a CDS encoding CPBP family intramembrane metalloprotease: MISYDRYKPIKYFVMTFVATFSFWFAGAYLSFNDEKNGLYTLLMLPGLMAPFLIALAMIFKSNNSELKRDYVNRLINIRLIQPRMLPVFMLLLPFSVLLSILISLPLGGSVSQFQLAEDFSFSYGFVPVLLVLLLAASFEELGWRGYAFDSLQSRFTYFKASIVFSILWSFWHFPLLFVKNSYQYEIFQQNIWYAVNFYAGIIPMGVIISWICIKNRKSVLAAILFHFITNMCQEVLAITQNTKCIQTFVLSVAAAVIIVMDRDMFFSREHLAVRSE
- a CDS encoding outer membrane protein assembly factor is translated as MKRFSRIITGVTVTLLLSQAAQTLAAEEIQESATTQTLMENKSSVGAFPVMFYSDETRFAAGGGAQVMMGGESERFSSSFGLMAFVTQNRQYTFIIAPELYLKDDTYKMTGNFGYSYFPDSFYGIGNNTDKDNEEKYTGRLCKINPILQRKIRPNLFIGIQYDYAYGKVVKSENGGRLASGRVPGSEGGGASGAGINITWDSRDNNVYPLSGSFHQVIASSYGSTLGSDYTFNSYLIDLRYYRQVFGSHVIAFQGISCINTGQPSFQYMNDVSSLGKYLRGYTQTQFVDKNVLAFQTEYRMPLYGRFGLVVFAGFGQVSEKLDTIAFDEFKPSAGMGLRFALIPEQKVNLRIDMGMGKDNSSFDISLMETF
- a CDS encoding helix-turn-helix transcriptional regulator, with protein sequence MENSFNFITTVFLLGAVQGIFLALLLLKKQDNKTANTFLAFLMIAYSAFIAEASFTATDLSIQFPHLLGLAQGVVFLFGPLHYLYTRSLIYTGFKFTKKQLLHFLPFAIFYLSLLFPFYLRSGEYKITFVNNVMMYGQSPLLMFFSWAKIIQGIVYLIITLVLLKNYSRKIKECFSSIEKINLNWLWYITVMTTFLWILILFLNFLDFVGLIPSFGGAIPFFVAILIYIMGYLGLRQPEIFSGISDGKEMKKYERSGLTQEKAQTILKKLIHLMETEKPYTDNNLKLSQLAKMLTITPNYLSQVLNDTLQQNFFDFVNRYRIEESKKLILDSSQQQFTLLSIAYEVGFNSKSAFYTAFKKHTNMTPSQFKNNSL